From the Flavobacteriales bacterium genome, one window contains:
- a CDS encoding DUF2723 domain-containing protein, which yields MNYIKSNNLIGWLTFSIAFFVYYLTIEPTVSFWDCGEYISTAYKLEVGHPPGAPLFQLLGRFFSLFASDVTNVAFMINLMSALCSAFTILFLFWTITALAKKIIFISNESNELSTAQKIGIFGSGFVGALAYTFSDSFWFSATEGEVYAMSSTFTAITFWAILKWESEADDKYAARWIILIAYLVGLSIGVHLLNLLAIPALVFIYYFKKYEASKWGIIKVFLLAVVITGGIQGVIIPQVVNFAKGFELFFVNTIGLPFNSGTIIYFVLIFLGIFFGLKYAKQKGKPTVGIALVSFATILIGYSTFFILVIRSNADTPIDENNPEDAVSLLAYLNREQYGDWPILNGQYYNANVVDLEDGTPVYTKDEESGKYVITNDRKNSKPIYDSKFSGFFPRMWSSQQPSHAKAYQQWSGQKNAKRPPTFSENLTYFFRYQLGHMYFRYFMWNFSGRQNDIQGHGEINKGNWLSGIPLIDEKIRGLGPQDNIPETMANNKGRNIYFMLPFLLGVIGLLYHIKKNKNDALVVFLLFLFTGIAIVVYINQYPFQPRERDYAYVGSFYAYAIWIGLGVLAVIDFLSKKLSALNSSVIATLLCLLLVPTLMAKENWDDHDRSRRYTAKDVATNYLNSCAPNAIIFTNGDNDTFPLWYAQEVEGIRTDIRVVNLSLFNTDWYIDQMKRAAYDAAPIPSSMTWDKYKQGTRDYIIIKDNNKGYVEVKDVVNFIASDNDKTKGFTRNGQKANYCPTNKLKITVDKDDVISKGVVPESYRDRIVDEIKWELKGNGFSKNEMMVLDILANFNWERPIYFAITVGSGNFMGLEKYFQLEGLAYRFVPYLANSNDGQTGEIATDIMYDNLINKFKWGNMQDPTIYLDETNMRMTMNFRNNFSRLSDALIKKGEFDKAEVVLDKCVEIMPHEAIPYNYFNLPVAEGYYRIGKTEKAREVISILTDTYFDELDYYNSIDEKLLSKIQRDYQIANQIISNMYSLTTSYKDEESQKKIVELYEKYQ from the coding sequence ATGAACTATATTAAATCAAACAACCTAATAGGTTGGCTAACATTTTCAATAGCATTTTTTGTATACTATTTAACTATCGAACCAACCGTAAGCTTTTGGGATTGTGGAGAATATATAAGTACGGCATATAAACTAGAAGTAGGACACCCTCCAGGTGCCCCTTTATTTCAGTTATTAGGAAGATTTTTTAGCTTATTTGCTAGTGATGTCACCAATGTTGCATTCATGATAAATTTGATGTCTGCTCTATGTAGTGCATTCACAATTTTATTTTTGTTTTGGACCATCACAGCCTTGGCAAAAAAGATAATTTTCATATCAAATGAAAGCAATGAACTTTCTACAGCCCAAAAAATTGGAATTTTTGGAAGCGGATTCGTGGGGGCTTTAGCATACACTTTTTCTGATTCATTTTGGTTTTCTGCAACGGAAGGAGAGGTATATGCAATGTCATCAACATTTACAGCTATAACCTTTTGGGCAATTTTAAAATGGGAAAGTGAAGCCGACGATAAATATGCTGCAAGATGGATTATTTTAATTGCCTATCTAGTAGGTCTTTCTATTGGCGTTCACCTTCTAAATTTATTGGCTATCCCAGCTCTTGTATTTATTTACTATTTCAAAAAATACGAAGCTTCTAAGTGGGGAATTATTAAAGTTTTTTTACTGGCAGTTGTGATTACTGGAGGTATTCAAGGTGTCATAATTCCACAAGTAGTTAATTTTGCAAAGGGATTTGAACTGTTCTTCGTAAATACGATAGGGCTACCATTTAACTCAGGAACAATAATCTACTTTGTTCTTATATTTTTAGGAATATTTTTTGGTTTAAAATACGCCAAACAAAAAGGCAAGCCAACTGTAGGAATTGCTTTAGTGAGTTTTGCTACAATCTTAATCGGCTACTCTACATTTTTCATATTAGTTATTCGTTCAAATGCAGACACTCCTATTGATGAAAATAATCCTGAAGACGCCGTAAGTTTACTTGCATACTTAAACAGAGAACAATATGGTGATTGGCCCATTCTAAATGGGCAATATTATAATGCCAATGTGGTTGATTTGGAAGACGGGACTCCTGTTTATACAAAAGATGAAGAGTCTGGAAAATACGTCATAACAAACGACAGAAAAAATTCAAAGCCTATTTACGACTCAAAATTTAGCGGCTTTTTCCCAAGAATGTGGAGCTCTCAACAACCCTCACACGCAAAAGCCTACCAACAATGGAGCGGTCAAAAAAACGCTAAGCGACCACCAACTTTTTCAGAAAACCTAACCTACTTTTTTAGGTATCAATTAGGGCATATGTACTTTAGATACTTCATGTGGAATTTCTCTGGTCGTCAAAATGATATTCAAGGTCACGGCGAAATAAATAAAGGAAACTGGTTGAGTGGTATTCCGCTTATTGATGAGAAAATTCGAGGCTTGGGACCTCAAGACAATATCCCAGAAACCATGGCTAATAATAAAGGAAGAAACATTTACTTTATGTTACCTTTTTTACTTGGGGTTATTGGGTTACTTTATCATATAAAAAAGAATAAAAATGATGCCTTGGTAGTCTTCTTATTATTCCTGTTTACTGGAATAGCAATTGTGGTTTATATCAATCAATATCCTTTCCAACCTAGAGAAAGAGATTATGCTTATGTCGGTTCATTTTATGCCTATGCCATATGGATAGGCTTAGGAGTTCTAGCTGTCATTGATTTTCTTTCCAAAAAACTTTCAGCACTAAATAGTTCTGTTATTGCTACCCTACTCTGTTTATTGTTAGTGCCTACATTGATGGCAAAAGAAAATTGGGACGATCACGATAGATCTAGAAGGTACACGGCAAAAGATGTTGCAACCAATTACTTAAATTCTTGTGCGCCAAACGCTATAATTTTTACTAACGGAGATAACGATACATTCCCTCTTTGGTATGCACAAGAAGTTGAAGGCATTAGAACCGATATAAGAGTTGTAAATTTAAGTTTATTCAATACGGATTGGTACATCGACCAAATGAAAAGAGCTGCTTATGATGCTGCGCCAATTCCTAGTTCTATGACCTGGGACAAATACAAGCAAGGCACTAGGGATTACATTATTATAAAAGACAACAATAAAGGATATGTTGAAGTTAAAGACGTTGTTAACTTTATTGCTAGTGATAATGATAAAACAAAAGGCTTTACTAGAAATGGTCAGAAAGCTAATTATTGTCCTACTAATAAACTCAAAATTACTGTTGACAAAGATGACGTAATAAGTAAAGGCGTTGTTCCTGAAAGTTATAGAGACAGAATTGTCGATGAAATAAAATGGGAGTTAAAAGGCAATGGATTTAGTAAAAATGAAATGATGGTTCTTGATATTCTTGCTAATTTCAACTGGGAAAGACCTATTTACTTCGCTATAACAGTAGGTTCTGGAAACTTCATGGGCTTAGAAAAGTATTTTCAACTGGAAGGCTTGGCTTATCGTTTTGTACCTTATTTAGCCAATTCAAACGATGGTCAAACAGGTGAGATTGCTACAGACATAATGTATGACAATCTTATAAATAAATTCAAGTGGGGGAATATGCAAGATCCTACTATATATCTAGATGAAACAAATATGAGAATGACGATGAATTTCAGAAATAATTTCTCTAGATTATCTGACGCACTTATCAAAAAAGGCGAATTTGATAAAGCCGAAGTAGTGCTTGATAAATGTGTAGAAATTAT